In Manis pentadactyla isolate mManPen7 chromosome 11, mManPen7.hap1, whole genome shotgun sequence, one DNA window encodes the following:
- the GSC gene encoding homeobox protein goosecoid, which yields MPASMFSIDNILAARPRCKDSVLPVAPSAAAPVVFPALHGDSLYGAGGGASSDYGAFYPRPVAPGSAGLPAAVGGSRLGYNNYFYGQLHVQAAPVGPACCGAVPPLGAQQCSCVPTPPGYEGPGSVLVSPVPHQMLPYMNVGTLSRTELQLLNQLHCRRKRRHRTIFTDEQLEALENLFQETKYPDVGTREQLARKVHLREEKVEVWFKNRRAKWRRQKRSSSEESENAEKWNKTSSKASPEKREEEGKSDLDSDS from the exons ATGCCCGCCAGCATGTTCAGCATCGACAACATCCTGGCCGCCCGGCCGCGCTGCAAGGACTCGGTGCTGCCAGTGGCGCCCAGCGCCGCGGCTCCCGTAGTCTTCCCGGCCCTGCACGGGGACTCGCTCTACGGCGCCGGGGGTGGCGCCTCCTCGGACTATGGCGCCTTCTACCCGCGCCCCGTGGCCCCCGGCAGCGCGGGCCTCCCGGCCGCGGTTGGCGGCTCCCGCCTCGGCTACAACAACTACTTCTACGGGCAGCTGCACGTGCAGGCGGCGCCCGTGGGCCCGGCCTGTTGCGGGGCCGTTCCGCCGCTGGGTGCCCAGCAGTGCTCCTGCGTCCCGACGCCCCCAG GCTACGAGGGCCCTGGCTCGGTGCTGGTGTCCCCGGTGCCGCACCAGATGCTGCCCTACATGAACGTGGGCACGCTGTCGCGTACTGAGCTGCAGCTTCTCAACCAGCTGCACTGCCGGCGGAAGCGGCGGCACCGCACCATCTTCACCGACGAGCAGCTCGAAGCGCTGGAGAACCTATTCCAAGAGACCAAGTACCCAGACGTGGGTACACGCGAGCAGCTGGCCCGGAAGGTGCACCTCCGCGAGGAGAAAGTGGAG GTCTGGTTTAAAAACCGCCGCGCCAAATGGAGGCGGCAGAAGCGGTCCTCGTCGGAGGAGTCGGAAAACGCCGAGAAGTGGAACAAGACGTCGTCGAAGGCATCGCCCgagaagagggaagaggaaggTAAAAGCGATTTGGACTCAGACAGCTGA